A single window of Rhodococcus jostii RHA1 DNA harbors:
- a CDS encoding agmatine deiminase family protein has product MTWRMPSETEPQERVWMAFPPLGASMTATEDDAHEARTAWTAVAHAIVEFEPVTMVVDPADRDVARQYLSADVDVVEAPLDDAWMRDIGPTFVLDEDDRLGAVDWTFNGWGQQEWATWDRDRSIGGAVTRWSGAQPVPSSMVNEGGGIQVDGRGTVLVTETVQLDPLRNPGLDAAGVEAELARTIGAEHVVWLPRGLTRDSEKFGTKGHVDIVAALPAPGVALVHSQRDRSHPDHEVSAEILKVLSDSRDRSGAPWRIVEVPAPTVLRDEEGWVDYSYINHLVVNGGVIACGFDDPHDVLARDILSSVYPGRRVVTVDARQIFARGGGIHCITQHQPRGRI; this is encoded by the coding sequence GTGACCTGGCGGATGCCCAGTGAGACCGAACCGCAGGAACGGGTGTGGATGGCGTTCCCGCCCCTCGGGGCCTCGATGACCGCGACCGAGGACGACGCGCACGAGGCGCGGACCGCGTGGACGGCCGTCGCCCACGCGATCGTCGAATTCGAACCGGTCACGATGGTGGTCGATCCGGCGGACCGGGACGTCGCCCGGCAGTACCTGTCCGCGGACGTCGACGTGGTCGAGGCTCCCCTCGACGACGCCTGGATGCGCGACATCGGGCCCACGTTCGTCCTCGACGAGGACGACCGCCTCGGTGCCGTCGACTGGACGTTCAACGGCTGGGGGCAACAGGAGTGGGCCACCTGGGATCGCGACCGGTCGATCGGCGGGGCCGTCACCCGGTGGTCCGGTGCGCAGCCGGTCCCGTCGTCGATGGTCAACGAGGGCGGCGGGATCCAGGTCGACGGTCGCGGAACCGTGCTCGTCACCGAGACCGTGCAACTCGACCCCCTGCGCAACCCCGGCCTGGACGCGGCGGGAGTCGAGGCGGAACTCGCGCGCACGATCGGCGCCGAGCACGTGGTCTGGCTCCCCCGCGGCCTCACGCGGGATTCCGAGAAGTTCGGCACCAAGGGGCACGTCGACATCGTCGCGGCGCTGCCCGCACCCGGGGTGGCCCTCGTGCACTCCCAGCGCGACCGATCCCACCCCGACCACGAGGTGTCCGCCGAGATCCTGAAAGTACTGTCCGACAGCCGTGACCGTTCCGGTGCACCGTGGCGGATCGTCGAGGTACCTGCCCCGACTGTCCTGCGTGACGAGGAGGGCTGGGTCGACTACAGCTACATCAATCATCTCGTCGTCAACGGCGGCGTCATTGCGTGCGGCTTCGACGACCCTCACGATGTCCTCGCCCGCGACATCCTGTCGAGCGTCTACCCCGGTCGCCGTGTCGTCACGGTCGATGCCCGGCAGATCTTCGCGCGGGGCGGCGGCATCCACTGCATCACCCAGCACCAGCCTCGCGGGCGGATCTAG
- a CDS encoding nitrilase-related carbon-nitrogen hydrolase: protein MTIRTITALPAPSSPARFTESARTPLRAGLVQHRWRPDANALRTALTDAIGEAAALGAAVVFLPELTLSKYPADTRATGTPGRDAEDLTTGPTYSFAAAAAARHGVCVHASLYERADGPDGLGFNTAILVAPSGELLSRTRKLHIPVSAGYYEDTYFRGGPADDAYPVHRPAELDGAAIGLPTCWDEWFPEVARMYSLGGAEILVYPTAIGSEPSVPSFDTQPIWQHVIVGNGITSGTFMVVPNRCGNEGGIDFYGSSFISDPYGRVLVSAPRDEEAVLVADLDLDQRKDWLDLFPFLTTRRPDTYTRLTDPVDHAHPYGLPTTVSAAEARS from the coding sequence ATGACCATTCGCACGATCACCGCACTGCCCGCACCGTCCTCACCGGCGCGCTTCACCGAATCCGCCCGCACACCGCTGCGGGCCGGGCTGGTGCAGCACCGCTGGCGACCGGACGCGAACGCACTGCGCACCGCGTTGACCGACGCGATCGGCGAGGCCGCCGCACTCGGCGCCGCGGTGGTGTTCCTGCCGGAACTCACGTTGTCGAAGTACCCCGCCGACACCCGCGCGACCGGGACCCCCGGCCGCGACGCCGAGGACCTCACGACCGGCCCCACGTACAGTTTCGCGGCCGCCGCCGCTGCCCGGCACGGGGTCTGCGTCCACGCTTCCCTCTACGAACGAGCCGACGGCCCGGACGGTCTCGGCTTCAACACGGCCATCCTCGTCGCCCCGTCCGGTGAACTGCTCTCCCGGACCCGCAAGCTGCACATCCCCGTCAGCGCCGGCTATTACGAGGACACCTACTTCCGCGGCGGTCCCGCCGACGACGCCTACCCCGTCCACCGCCCGGCCGAACTGGACGGTGCGGCCATCGGTTTGCCGACGTGCTGGGACGAGTGGTTCCCCGAAGTCGCGCGGATGTATTCGCTCGGCGGCGCCGAGATCCTCGTCTACCCCACCGCGATCGGGTCGGAGCCGAGCGTCCCGTCCTTCGACACCCAGCCGATCTGGCAGCACGTGATCGTCGGAAACGGCATCACCAGCGGCACATTCATGGTGGTCCCGAACCGCTGCGGCAACGAGGGCGGCATCGACTTCTACGGTTCCTCGTTCATCTCCGACCCGTACGGCCGCGTGCTCGTGTCGGCTCCCCGCGACGAGGAGGCGGTCCTGGTGGCCGATCTCGACCTCGATCAGCGGAAGGACTGGCTCGATCTCTTCCCGTTCCTGACCACCCGCAGGCCGGACACGTACACCCGGCTGACGGATCCCGTGGACCACGCGCACCCCTACGGACTTCCGACGACGGTATCGGCCGCGGAGGCCCGGTCGTGA
- a CDS encoding TetR/AcrR family transcriptional regulator codes for MSERRDAILKASATAIAQRGIRGLRVNDVAEVAGVSPGLLYYHFKDRIGLLEAALNYINDRARAYRSEGEGSGDSARDRLTRSLLGEIQDRPEVVENSLAWNELRASAVYEEALRDPLARTTAAWVSEIADAIVQAQATGEISRSLDPQPTAVTMTALVEGLSGRWLCKEISTEDARSHLLGAIDVVMSEPTHHTADTPVTPTPKEYR; via the coding sequence ATGAGCGAGCGACGCGATGCGATTCTGAAGGCCAGCGCGACGGCCATTGCCCAACGAGGTATCCGCGGGCTTCGCGTCAACGATGTCGCGGAGGTCGCGGGTGTGTCGCCGGGACTGCTGTACTACCACTTCAAGGATCGCATCGGCCTCCTCGAGGCCGCCCTGAACTACATCAACGACCGTGCCCGCGCGTACCGCAGCGAGGGTGAGGGATCCGGCGACTCCGCTCGCGACCGCCTCACCCGCTCCCTCCTCGGGGAGATCCAGGACCGTCCCGAGGTCGTGGAGAACTCGTTGGCCTGGAACGAGTTACGCGCCTCCGCCGTGTACGAGGAGGCGCTGCGGGATCCCCTCGCGCGGACCACCGCGGCGTGGGTGTCGGAGATCGCCGACGCGATCGTGCAGGCGCAGGCCACCGGCGAGATCTCCCGCTCGCTCGACCCCCAGCCCACCGCGGTCACGATGACCGCCCTCGTCGAGGGCCTGTCCGGGCGGTGGCTCTGCAAGGAGATCTCCACCGAGGACGCCCGCTCCCATCTGCTCGGCGCGATCGACGTCGTGATGTCCGAGCCCACCCACCACACTGCCGACACTCCCGTCACACCCACACCGAAGGAATATCGATGA
- a CDS encoding purine-cytosine permease family protein, protein MSTNLDPTTPVDDTAPSPPEDRFGHVETIGVEYIPESERDSRPLNMLAVFFGGNLAFSVIVFGWLPITFGLGFGSAVAASAVGIGLGTLLIAPLSLLGPRTGTNNTVSSGAHFGVSGRMIGSGLTLLFALAYAAIAVWTSGDALIAAAHRLLGTPVDNGMLALGYGIIAAEIVAVALFGHGTVVALQKFVLPVVAALLLLGVFAFGGRFDGGAGSGDYLLGGFWPTWILAVVLAVGGPLSYAPTLGDYSRRISRVRFSDRAIVAATMAGIFFGLFLTAAFGSFTASTFTTLSDSYVADLVAEAPGWYVLPIVLVALAGGLGQGVLNVYASGLDLEALIPRLRRVHTTLITSALAVALLYIGVFVVDAVDSITAMTLVLNGFAAPWVAINVAGFLVARRGQYDAVDLQVFNLGRKGGRYWFTRGWNLRAVIPWAAGSVFGVLAVDTSLYSGPLADIAHGVDVSLVGSSAIAVAGYLVALRLWPEHVAPVEAPRP, encoded by the coding sequence GTGTCCACGAATCTCGATCCGACGACGCCCGTCGACGACACCGCTCCCTCCCCGCCGGAGGACCGCTTCGGACACGTCGAGACGATCGGCGTGGAGTACATCCCCGAATCGGAACGCGATTCGCGACCGCTCAACATGCTCGCCGTGTTCTTCGGCGGCAATCTGGCGTTCTCGGTGATCGTGTTCGGCTGGCTCCCCATCACGTTCGGACTCGGCTTCGGCAGTGCGGTCGCGGCCAGCGCGGTCGGCATCGGACTCGGCACGCTCCTCATAGCTCCCCTGTCACTCCTCGGCCCGCGCACCGGCACGAACAACACCGTGTCGAGTGGTGCGCACTTCGGAGTGAGCGGACGGATGATCGGCTCGGGGCTCACCCTGCTCTTCGCCCTCGCGTACGCCGCGATCGCGGTCTGGACCTCGGGTGACGCGCTGATCGCCGCCGCCCACCGCCTGCTCGGCACACCGGTCGACAACGGCATGCTCGCCCTCGGCTACGGCATCATCGCCGCCGAGATCGTGGCCGTCGCGCTGTTCGGCCACGGCACGGTGGTCGCGCTCCAGAAGTTCGTGCTGCCCGTCGTCGCCGCGCTGCTCCTGCTCGGTGTGTTCGCGTTCGGGGGTCGCTTCGACGGCGGAGCGGGCAGCGGCGACTATCTCCTCGGCGGGTTCTGGCCCACCTGGATTCTGGCCGTGGTCCTCGCCGTCGGCGGTCCGCTGTCGTACGCCCCGACGCTCGGCGACTACAGCAGGCGGATCTCCCGGGTGCGGTTCAGCGACCGTGCGATCGTCGCGGCCACCATGGCAGGCATCTTCTTCGGGCTGTTCCTGACCGCGGCCTTCGGATCGTTCACCGCGTCGACGTTCACCACGCTGAGCGACTCCTACGTTGCCGACCTGGTGGCCGAGGCGCCCGGTTGGTACGTGCTGCCGATCGTCCTCGTCGCCCTCGCAGGAGGACTCGGCCAGGGCGTCCTCAACGTCTACGCCAGCGGCCTCGACCTGGAAGCGCTGATCCCCCGGTTGCGCCGCGTCCACACCACGCTGATCACGTCGGCGCTCGCGGTGGCCCTGCTCTACATCGGCGTGTTCGTCGTCGACGCCGTCGATTCGATCACCGCAATGACCTTGGTGCTCAACGGTTTCGCCGCGCCGTGGGTCGCGATCAACGTCGCCGGCTTCCTGGTTGCGCGGCGAGGGCAGTACGACGCGGTCGACCTCCAGGTCTTCAACCTGGGCCGCAAGGGTGGACGCTACTGGTTCACCCGGGGCTGGAACCTGCGCGCCGTCATCCCGTGGGCGGCCGGATCCGTGTTCGGCGTCCTCGCCGTCGACACGTCGCTGTACTCCGGGCCCCTTGCCGACATCGCGCACGGTGTCGATGTCAGTCTTGTCGGATCGTCGGCCATCGCCGTGGCCGGCTACCTCGTCGCGCTGCGACTGTGGCCCGAACACGTGGCCCCGGTCGAGGCGCCGAGGCCCTAG
- a CDS encoding MCE family protein, whose protein sequence is MRSPLVRWQLIGFVLVALMGLVYVGANYVRLGNLLGFGEYTVNLELETSGGIFTNAEVTYRGVPVGRVGDLSLTPDGVVVELRIDTSAPDIPASAKAVVANRSAIGEQYVDLRPAADREPFLADGSRIAVADTSTPVPVEELLASTQGLAESVPIDALHTVVTELGAAFDGKGEDLQSLADSLSGLSASGAESLDRTLALVRNGRTVLDTQSEQSSAIKDFSADLDSLADRLRSSDPDVRRLIDNGNPASDQVGQLVSEAGPGATTNLANLSATAKTIAVQATALQTLFVYLPGVAAASSTIAPDDGTVHLGLVAETNNPPSCTVGYEGTQAILQEMRRNDPNFDDTQQDFPQNTAASCEAPQGSLTGVRSANRIVFGDPATVQPWDSTPKKDPNKLDLNPIASQLAPLLGVTPN, encoded by the coding sequence GTGAGGTCGCCGCTCGTCCGGTGGCAGCTGATCGGCTTCGTTCTCGTGGCCCTCATGGGCCTCGTCTACGTGGGTGCCAACTACGTGCGCCTGGGCAATCTCCTCGGGTTCGGCGAATACACCGTGAACCTCGAATTGGAGACGTCGGGCGGCATCTTCACCAATGCGGAAGTCACGTACCGCGGCGTGCCGGTCGGCCGCGTCGGGGACTTGTCCCTGACCCCGGACGGCGTCGTCGTCGAACTGCGGATCGACACGAGCGCGCCCGACATTCCCGCGTCTGCGAAAGCCGTCGTGGCCAACAGGTCGGCGATCGGCGAGCAGTACGTCGACCTTCGGCCCGCCGCCGATCGCGAGCCCTTCCTCGCGGACGGATCCCGTATCGCCGTCGCCGACACGTCGACGCCGGTACCCGTCGAAGAATTGCTCGCCAGCACACAGGGATTGGCGGAATCCGTGCCGATCGACGCGCTCCACACCGTCGTGACGGAACTCGGCGCGGCGTTCGACGGCAAGGGCGAAGACCTTCAGTCGCTCGCGGACTCGTTGTCGGGGCTGTCGGCGTCGGGCGCGGAATCGCTCGACCGGACGTTGGCTCTGGTGCGCAACGGTCGCACCGTGCTGGACACGCAGTCCGAACAGTCCTCGGCGATCAAGGATTTCAGTGCCGACCTGGACTCGCTCGCGGATCGGCTGCGCAGCAGCGACCCGGACGTCCGGCGGCTGATCGACAACGGAAATCCGGCGAGCGATCAAGTGGGACAACTCGTCTCGGAGGCCGGACCGGGTGCCACGACGAACCTCGCCAACCTGTCCGCCACGGCGAAGACGATCGCGGTGCAGGCCACGGCTCTGCAGACCCTGTTCGTGTACCTGCCGGGGGTGGCGGCGGCGTCGTCGACCATTGCGCCCGACGACGGAACCGTGCACCTGGGCCTGGTGGCCGAGACAAACAATCCGCCGTCGTGCACCGTCGGCTACGAGGGCACCCAGGCGATCCTCCAGGAGATGAGGCGGAACGACCCGAACTTCGACGACACGCAGCAGGACTTCCCGCAGAACACCGCCGCGTCCTGCGAAGCCCCACAGGGCAGTCTCACCGGCGTCCGCAGTGCGAACCGGATCGTGTTCGGCGACCCCGCCACCGTTCAGCCGTGGGACTCCACGCCCAAGAAGGACCCGAACAAGCTGGACCTCAACCCGATTGCGAGTCAGCTCGCCCCGCTCCTCGGGGTGACCCCCAACTGA
- a CDS encoding aminotransferase class V-fold PLP-dependent enzyme, translating into MTAVLTADVCVAPLAQVSGSDLRVPLVQGGDCAYVNFDYAASAPALAQVTDRIGALLPTYSSVHRGAGYASRVSTECYEKARDSVARFVGASEDQVVVFTRNTTDSLNLLAGCVPGSTVVLDIEHHANLLPWKNSRVVRAADALEETIRLLVAELCSKPTALLAVTGASNVTGEVLPIAALAEVAHRCGARILVDAAQLAPHRRIDVEEWGVDYLAFSGHKLYAPFGAGVLVGRRDWLDAAEPYLAGGGAVRNVTVESTQWAPAPARHEAGTPNVLGAAALAAACDALSELDFGTVAAHEAALTGRLLDGLGSVDGLEFLRLWSDAPDTVGIVTFTIDGFEPGEIAAYLSAEHGIGVRDGRFCAHPLLGRLGRPDGAVRVSVGLGSCSEDVDRLVDAVRTLVAGRRSWTYAKESGQWNPVPETRFSRDALV; encoded by the coding sequence ATGACTGCTGTACTGACCGCTGACGTGTGTGTTGCCCCCCTAGCCCAGGTTTCGGGCTCCGACCTGCGGGTTCCGCTCGTTCAGGGAGGCGACTGTGCCTACGTCAACTTCGACTACGCCGCCAGTGCGCCGGCGTTGGCGCAGGTGACCGACCGGATCGGGGCACTGCTCCCGACGTACTCCAGCGTGCACCGCGGCGCCGGCTACGCGTCGCGGGTCTCGACCGAGTGCTACGAGAAGGCCCGCGACTCGGTCGCCCGATTCGTCGGAGCGAGTGAGGACCAGGTGGTGGTCTTCACCCGGAACACGACCGACTCGCTGAATCTGCTCGCCGGCTGCGTCCCCGGCAGCACCGTGGTCCTCGACATCGAGCACCACGCGAACCTGCTGCCGTGGAAGAACTCTCGCGTCGTGAGGGCGGCGGACGCGCTGGAGGAGACTATCCGCCTGCTCGTCGCCGAACTGTGCTCCAAGCCCACCGCCCTGCTCGCGGTGACGGGTGCATCCAACGTGACCGGCGAGGTTCTGCCGATCGCCGCCCTCGCCGAGGTGGCGCATCGTTGCGGCGCACGGATTCTCGTCGACGCCGCTCAGCTCGCGCCGCACCGGCGCATCGACGTCGAGGAGTGGGGCGTCGACTACCTCGCGTTCTCCGGGCACAAGCTGTATGCCCCCTTCGGTGCCGGTGTGCTGGTGGGCCGCCGGGACTGGCTGGACGCCGCCGAGCCCTATCTCGCAGGCGGCGGGGCGGTCCGGAACGTGACCGTCGAATCGACCCAGTGGGCGCCCGCCCCTGCCCGGCACGAGGCGGGAACCCCCAACGTGCTCGGCGCGGCGGCGCTCGCCGCCGCGTGCGATGCACTGTCCGAGCTGGACTTCGGCACGGTGGCCGCACACGAGGCCGCGCTCACCGGCCGGCTCCTCGACGGCCTCGGCTCCGTCGACGGCCTGGAATTCCTGCGGCTGTGGTCGGACGCCCCCGACACCGTGGGGATCGTGACGTTCACGATCGACGGGTTCGAGCCGGGAGAGATCGCCGCCTACCTCTCCGCCGAACACGGAATCGGAGTTCGCGACGGGCGGTTCTGCGCCCATCCGCTGCTGGGGCGCCTCGGCAGGCCCGACGGCGCCGTGCGGGTGAGTGTGGGTCTCGGAAGCTGCTCAGAGGACGTGGATCGGCTGGTCGACGCGGTGCGCACCCTGGTGGCGGGCCGCCGGAGCTGGACCTACGCCAAGGAGAGCGGCCAGTGGAATCCGGTGCCGGAGACGCGTTTTTCGCGGGACGCGCTAGTATGA
- a CDS encoding putative leader peptide, which produces MIAHWCRRHVDLCRTASGMCSS; this is translated from the coding sequence ATGATTGCTCACTGGTGCCGTCGGCATGTCGATCTGTGCCGAACCGCCTCGGGTATGTGTTCGAGCTGA
- a CDS encoding flavin reductase family protein, with protein sequence MGAEDYRAALRRHPAGVTIVTLDSGSGPVGFTASSFSSVSLDPPLVSFNIANTSSSIDALHSADSLVIHLLGEHQQHLAQRFSRSADQRFADESLWARLDTGEPVLHGTPSWLRVIVDQLIPVGDHTLVIGLVTRVHAEADDDSASAPLLYHEGRYYRPTPLGSANDGN encoded by the coding sequence ATCGGCGCCGAGGATTACCGCGCAGCCCTGCGCCGTCACCCGGCGGGCGTCACCATCGTGACCCTCGATTCGGGGTCCGGCCCGGTCGGCTTCACCGCGTCCTCGTTCTCCTCGGTCTCGCTGGACCCACCGTTGGTGTCGTTCAACATCGCGAACACGTCGTCCAGTATCGATGCACTTCATTCCGCGGATTCGCTGGTGATCCACCTCCTCGGGGAGCACCAGCAGCACCTGGCTCAGCGATTCTCCCGAAGCGCCGACCAGCGGTTCGCCGACGAGTCGCTCTGGGCGCGACTCGACACCGGCGAACCGGTCCTCCACGGAACTCCCAGCTGGTTGCGGGTCATCGTGGACCAGCTGATCCCCGTCGGCGATCACACGCTCGTCATCGGCCTCGTCACCCGCGTCCATGCCGAGGCAGACGACGACTCCGCTTCGGCTCCCCTGCTGTATCACGAGGGCCGGTATTACCGGCCCACTCCTCTCGGTTCAGCGAACGACGGCAACTGA
- a CDS encoding YbaK/EbsC family protein codes for MPTPLHPHAAHVAETLIARGHHGVIVTQPDSTHSAAEAAESLGVDIGAITKSLVFLLDDDPILLLVSGAHEVDLANTGKRLQGNLTRAPLDMVRIATGQPIGGIAPLGHPTNLPTYVDNALSEYAELWAAAGHPDTVFRTSFSELVRITAGLAIDVD; via the coding sequence ATGCCGACGCCCCTGCACCCCCACGCCGCGCATGTCGCCGAGACTCTGATCGCGCGAGGACACCATGGGGTGATCGTGACCCAGCCCGACTCCACCCACTCCGCGGCCGAGGCGGCGGAGTCTCTGGGGGTCGATATCGGGGCCATCACCAAGTCGCTGGTCTTCCTCCTGGACGACGATCCGATCCTGCTCCTCGTGTCGGGTGCGCACGAGGTGGATCTGGCGAACACGGGCAAACGACTGCAGGGAAATCTGACCCGGGCGCCCCTCGACATGGTGCGGATCGCGACCGGACAGCCGATCGGGGGTATCGCTCCGCTCGGACATCCCACGAACCTTCCGACGTACGTCGACAACGCCCTGTCGGAGTACGCGGAACTGTGGGCGGCCGCCGGGCACCCGGACACGGTCTTCCGCACATCGTTCTCCGAGTTGGTGCGGATCACCGCGGGCCTGGCGATCGACGTCGACTGA
- a CDS encoding membrane protein: MTMTDSQPPTPAPVHHDSPVSKYGAPKVMVALVFGVLLLQLGFILSYVAAFHQPTPRDIEIGVVAAEGLPAGTDQQVADRLDAIDGRPLRARVVSDTAEARRLLHDREIQGAFVMNPVGPDTLITASAGGSSISSALESVFAEAENSQGRQFTVRDEIPVGAHDNRGLSGFYLAVGWVVGGYLLAAAIGLFVGAPRSLRQASVHTAVLFGYAALSGALGALITTHVLGTFAGHWFPLWLLGTGVVFGTAVFTLGLRASVGILAVPLAIAVFVILGNPSAGGAFGSNVIPAFYAAIGRWITPGAGTEGIRSIVYFDDVGLGQPALALVLYSAVGLGLLFGFTARRLRKPESTTPRSDVVSDDAS, from the coding sequence ATGACCATGACCGACAGCCAACCCCCCACCCCGGCTCCCGTGCACCACGACAGTCCGGTGTCGAAGTACGGCGCACCCAAGGTGATGGTCGCGCTGGTCTTCGGCGTTCTCCTCCTCCAGCTCGGCTTCATCCTCAGCTACGTGGCCGCGTTCCATCAGCCCACGCCCCGCGACATCGAGATCGGTGTCGTCGCGGCGGAGGGACTGCCCGCAGGCACGGACCAGCAGGTCGCCGACCGGCTCGATGCGATCGACGGCAGGCCGCTGCGCGCCCGTGTCGTCTCGGACACCGCGGAAGCCCGGCGGCTCCTCCACGACCGCGAGATCCAGGGTGCGTTCGTCATGAACCCCGTCGGCCCCGACACCCTGATCACGGCGAGCGCGGGCGGCAGTTCCATCTCCAGCGCGCTCGAATCGGTCTTCGCCGAGGCGGAGAACAGCCAGGGTCGCCAGTTCACGGTCCGCGACGAAATTCCGGTCGGTGCGCACGACAACCGCGGACTGTCCGGCTTCTATCTGGCGGTCGGGTGGGTTGTCGGCGGCTACCTGCTCGCGGCGGCGATCGGCCTGTTCGTCGGCGCCCCGCGAAGCCTCCGTCAGGCGTCCGTGCACACGGCTGTCCTGTTCGGCTACGCCGCGCTGTCCGGCGCCCTCGGCGCCCTGATCACCACTCACGTGCTCGGCACGTTCGCAGGCCACTGGTTCCCGCTGTGGCTCCTCGGAACAGGTGTCGTCTTCGGCACCGCCGTGTTCACGCTGGGTTTGCGCGCCTCGGTCGGCATCCTCGCCGTCCCCCTCGCGATCGCCGTCTTCGTCATTCTCGGCAATCCCAGCGCCGGCGGTGCGTTCGGTTCGAACGTGATCCCCGCCTTCTACGCGGCCATCGGACGCTGGATCACCCCTGGCGCCGGCACCGAGGGAATTCGAAGCATCGTGTACTTCGACGACGTGGGGCTGGGGCAGCCCGCGCTCGCCCTCGTGCTCTACTCCGCGGTCGGGCTCGGACTGCTGTTCGGGTTCACCGCCCGGCGCCTCCGGAAGCCGGAATCGACTACGCCCCGTTCCGATGTCGTGTCGGACGACGCTTCTTGA
- a CDS encoding TetR/AcrR family transcriptional regulator, with amino-acid sequence MVIGRPRSLSIPWVLNTLGIVTEDRQPDSRHTEWAPTTRPGRDVVRQRLLDAAAEEFAERGFSAARLAEVARRAGFTKGAVYSNFESKQDLFAELFAARSLELAGRVLAEIAGMNPSDAAGKGGEAIASWMVREPGWSLLVLEFGVLAARDPQIAQAYLRERRQLRGKLVELIGERAQEWGVDDTFDVRTTAISLMALISGLVLEHSVDPEEVDQSTMGAAVTALFAGAVARAGLT; translated from the coding sequence ATGGTCATCGGACGTCCTCGATCCTTGTCGATACCGTGGGTATTGAATACCCTAGGTATCGTGACTGAAGATCGTCAACCGGACAGTCGTCACACCGAATGGGCGCCCACGACGCGTCCCGGACGTGACGTCGTGCGTCAGCGCCTCCTCGACGCCGCGGCGGAGGAATTCGCCGAGCGCGGCTTCAGCGCGGCCAGGCTCGCCGAGGTGGCACGCCGGGCCGGATTCACCAAGGGGGCGGTCTACTCGAACTTCGAGTCGAAGCAGGACCTGTTCGCCGAACTCTTCGCCGCGCGCTCACTCGAACTGGCGGGACGGGTCCTCGCCGAGATCGCCGGCATGAACCCCTCGGACGCCGCGGGCAAAGGCGGCGAGGCGATCGCGTCGTGGATGGTGCGCGAGCCGGGATGGTCGCTGCTGGTTCTCGAATTCGGCGTGCTCGCGGCACGTGACCCGCAGATCGCGCAGGCCTACCTGCGGGAGCGGCGGCAACTGCGGGGAAAGCTCGTCGAACTGATCGGTGAACGCGCGCAGGAATGGGGGGTCGACGACACGTTCGACGTCCGCACCACGGCCATCTCGCTGATGGCCCTCATCTCCGGTCTCGTGCTCGAGCACTCCGTAGACCCCGAGGAAGTGGATCAATCGACGATGGGCGCCGCAGTCACCGCCCTGTTCGCGGGTGCCGTCGCGAGGGCCGGGCTGACCTGA
- a CDS encoding alpha/beta fold hydrolase — MLDIAWNPTLNTLTRNAWRLSFGGGIAPVQRTPSTRIHEAPHQDLYRFDATETDGGRPVLLVPPLAAPAHCFDLRPGQSLAAHLAGSGKAAYLVDYGTMGYSDRGLGFEDWIDDFIPAAVERVSRLHDGAPVDLIGWSLGGTMSLLTAACRNYLPIGSVTAIGTPIDYESVTMIAPLRMVGRFTGDRPLTTATQAMGGLPAPLVQASYRFTALQRELTKPWFIARNLHDTETLARMESIDRFMADMPGYPARFFRQVCTQLILGNALAAGSFETRNGAIALADLAVPVLAIGGTEDVIAPIPSVRAATDVFTGSPSVRFESAPGSHLGLVAGPKARDSTWAHIDGFLDGVVAHTA; from the coding sequence GTGCTCGACATCGCCTGGAACCCGACGCTGAACACGCTGACCCGCAACGCCTGGCGACTGTCCTTCGGCGGCGGAATCGCGCCGGTCCAGCGAACCCCGTCGACGCGCATCCACGAGGCGCCCCATCAGGACCTCTACCGGTTCGACGCCACCGAGACCGACGGCGGCCGGCCCGTCCTACTCGTCCCCCCGCTCGCGGCGCCCGCACACTGCTTCGACCTCCGGCCGGGCCAGAGCCTGGCCGCGCACCTGGCCGGTTCGGGCAAGGCGGCGTATCTCGTCGACTACGGCACCATGGGCTACTCCGACCGCGGCCTCGGGTTCGAGGACTGGATAGACGACTTCATCCCGGCGGCGGTCGAGCGTGTGTCCCGACTCCACGACGGTGCACCCGTCGACCTCATCGGCTGGAGCCTCGGGGGAACGATGTCGCTGCTCACGGCTGCGTGCCGGAACTATCTGCCGATCGGTTCCGTGACGGCGATCGGCACGCCGATCGATTACGAGTCGGTGACCATGATCGCGCCGCTGCGGATGGTCGGCCGGTTCACCGGCGATCGCCCCCTCACCACCGCGACTCAGGCGATGGGCGGGCTGCCTGCCCCGCTGGTCCAGGCGAGCTACCGCTTCACCGCGCTTCAGCGCGAGCTCACCAAGCCGTGGTTCATCGCCCGGAACCTGCACGACACCGAGACCCTCGCGCGCATGGAGTCCATCGACCGGTTCATGGCCGACATGCCGGGTTATCCCGCACGGTTCTTCCGCCAGGTCTGCACCCAGCTGATCCTCGGGAACGCGCTCGCCGCGGGGAGTTTCGAGACCCGGAACGGCGCGATCGCGCTGGCCGATCTCGCGGTGCCGGTTCTCGCGATCGGCGGCACCGAGGACGTCATCGCCCCGATCCCGTCGGTCCGGGCGGCGACGGACGTGTTCACCGGTTCTCCGTCGGTGCGGTTCGAGTCCGCGCCGGGCAGCCACCTGGGACTCGTCGCGGGCCCGAAGGCGAGGGACTCCACGTGGGCGCACATCGACGGCTTCCTCGACGGGGTCGTCGCGCACACCGCCTGA